In Astatotilapia calliptera chromosome 16, fAstCal1.2, whole genome shotgun sequence, one genomic interval encodes:
- the slain1a gene encoding SLAIN motif-containing protein 1a isoform X1, whose product MEAEVLNPQMMADVNGNNKITSAELEVLKLQELVRKLEKQNEQLRTRANAVNNCSIGPHLQTSLSCLHGGTACASDSFSAKYDVSSVPAPRGSAEEPFAYFQPSSASPDAAVEDSGAAGDTTVLDEVEILDLNVVLPVLEPDSWLYVSPKAKLHGHSFLSPLQWCRQVLDHPGPEVELAKMTLCHRLDQAKRWRGVSSVRPYSCIEGLSTLSCPILPYTKPAALTESSAPLPSSGQSYLQPSLPLRASCSLADRTPTFLSNSTLHNVGRRHAAITPQSSLDSEVGVSELEDDSISMSYKLQDMTDVEVMARLQEESLRQDYASTSATATASRRSSSFSLHTLRRSQMDLEEEDEEDEGYDQLPPPQPRLFRTGSMQRGSLPHSHTFSSFRDCRRSSTTHQFSLSGHSQYSGPSSLITETQTAYTNSTDKLRRSMPNLIRAPSMPSVPSIQCLASPVNPPSHGPSSLPTMPSLRNSQSFDSSSGLARLQSSIPSPGQLSQRVQSVGSFPTTARHTLKATAYVSPTVQQGPTSTSLSTSASLNSISSSAALPQPLKPSSSISLLPQALKPTSTNQSAVPRSSLPRPASFIGTSGVPRPSKITQPTRSLLTPPKSLAALSALRDGSWKDGCY is encoded by the exons ATGGAAGCAGAGGTGTTGAACCCCCAGATGATGGCAGACGTCAATGGCAACAATAAAATTACCAGCGCGGAGCTCGAGGTGCTCAAGCTGCAGGAACTGGTGCGAAAATTGGAGAAGCAAAACGAACAATTGCGGACTCGAGCGAACGCTGTAAACAATTGCTCCATCGGCCCTCATCTTCAGACCTCGTTGTCGTGTCTGCACGGGGGTACGGCGTGCGCGAGCGACAGCTTCTCTGCTAAATATGACGTTTCAAGTGTCCCCGCACCTCGAGGCTCAGCGGAGGAACCTTTCGCCTATTTTCAGCCGAGCTCGGCGTCTCCTGATGCCGCTGTGGAGGACAGCGGCGCCGCTGGAGACACGACTGTTTTGGATGAGGTTGAGATTTTGGACCTCAACGTCGTGCTCCCCGTCTTAGAGCCTGATAGCTG GCTGTATGTGAGTCCCAAAGCTAAGCTGCATGGCCACAGTTTCCTCAGCCCTCTCCAGTGGTGCAGGCAGGTACTGGACCACCCGGGGCCTGAGGTGGAGCTCGCTAAAATGACCCTCTGTCACAGACTGGACCAAG CAAAGCGGTGGCGAGGAGTGTCCTCCGTTCGTCCGTACAGCTGCATAGAGGGGCTCTCCACCCTCAGCTGCCCCATCCTGCCTTACACTAAACCTGCTGCACTAACCGAGTCCTCAG CTCCGTTGCCGTCATCTGGTCAGTCCTATCTCCAGCCGAGTCTCCCTCTCAGGGCCAGCTGCAGCCTCGCTGACAGAACACCCACCTTCCTGTCAAACTCCACTCTCCACA acgTGGGCCGTCGGCACGCGGCGATTACCCCTCAGTCTTCCCTGGACAGCGAGGTGGGTGTGTCAGAGCTGGAAGATGACTCGATCTCCATGAGCTACAAACTGCAGGACATGACAGATGTGGAGGTCATGGCACGACTTCAGGAGGAGA GCCTCCGACAAGACTACGCCTCTACCTCAGCCACAGCCACGGCCAGCCGTCGCAGCTCCAGCTTCTCCTTGCACACCCTCAGGCGCAGTCAGATGGATCtcgaggaggaggacgaggaggacgAGGGTTACGACCAGCTCCCACCTCCCCAGCCTCGACTGTTCCGCACAGGCTCTATGCAGCGGGGCAGCCTGCCCCACTCTCACACCTTCTCCAGTTTCAGAGACTGCAGACGCAGCTCAACCACCCATCAGTTTTCACTCAGTGGACACTCCCAGTACTCTGGACCCTCTAGCCTgatcacagagacacaaacagcaTACACAAATAGCACAG ACAAGCTGCGAAGAAGCATGCCCAACCTGATCCGAGCTCCCAGCATGCCTAGTGTCCCCAGCATTCAATGCCTGGCTTCCCCTGTCAACCCACCCTCCCACGGTCCCTCCTCTTTGCCAACGATGCCCTCCCTCCGGAACAGCCAGAGCTTTGACTCATCGAGTGGGCTTGCACGACTTCAATCCTCCA TTCCTTCCCCAGGCCAGCTCAGTCAGCGAGTCCAGAGTGTCGGGAGTTTCCCTACAACAGCGCGACACACTCTAAAAGCGACAGCCTACGTAAGCCCCACAGTCCAGCAGGGACCCACCTCCACCTCTCTGTCCACCTCTGCCAGTCTGAACTCCATCTCCAGCAGTGCCGCGCTGCCTCAACCCCTCAaacccagcagcagcattaGTTTGCTGCCACAGGCCCTCAAACCCACCAGCACCAACCAGTCAGCTGTCCCCCGCAGTTCCCTCCCTCGGCCAGCCTCCTTCATAGGAACAAGTGGCGTTCCACGTCCCAGTAAAATCACCCAACCCACGCGCAG ttTGCTTACTCCTCCAAAGAGCCTGGCTGCTCTGAGTGCCCTGAGGGACGGCAGCTGGAAAGATGGCTGCTACTGA
- the slain1a gene encoding SLAIN motif-containing protein 1a isoform X2 has translation MEAEVLNPQMMADVNGNNKITSAELEVLKLQELVRKLEKQNEQLRTRANAVNNCSIGPHLQTSLSCLHGGTACASDSFSAKYDVSSVPAPRGSAEEPFAYFQPSSASPDAAVEDSGAAGDTTVLDEVEILDLNVVLPVLEPDSWLYVSPKAKLHGHSFLSPLQWCRQVLDHPGPEVELAKMTLCHRLDQAKRWRGVSSVRPYSCIEGLSTLSCPILPYTKPAALTESSAPLPSSGQSYLQPSLPLRASCSLADRTPTFLSNSTLHNVGRRHAAITPQSSLDSEVGVSELEDDSISMSYKLQDMTDVEVMARLQEESLRQDYASTSATATASRRSSSFSLHTLRRSQMDLEEEDEEDEGYDQLPPPQPRLFRTGSMQRGSLPHSHTFSSFRDCRRSSTTHQFSLSGHSQYSGPSSLITETQTAYTNSTVPSPGQLSQRVQSVGSFPTTARHTLKATAYVSPTVQQGPTSTSLSTSASLNSISSSAALPQPLKPSSSISLLPQALKPTSTNQSAVPRSSLPRPASFIGTSGVPRPSKITQPTRSLLTPPKSLAALSALRDGSWKDGCY, from the exons ATGGAAGCAGAGGTGTTGAACCCCCAGATGATGGCAGACGTCAATGGCAACAATAAAATTACCAGCGCGGAGCTCGAGGTGCTCAAGCTGCAGGAACTGGTGCGAAAATTGGAGAAGCAAAACGAACAATTGCGGACTCGAGCGAACGCTGTAAACAATTGCTCCATCGGCCCTCATCTTCAGACCTCGTTGTCGTGTCTGCACGGGGGTACGGCGTGCGCGAGCGACAGCTTCTCTGCTAAATATGACGTTTCAAGTGTCCCCGCACCTCGAGGCTCAGCGGAGGAACCTTTCGCCTATTTTCAGCCGAGCTCGGCGTCTCCTGATGCCGCTGTGGAGGACAGCGGCGCCGCTGGAGACACGACTGTTTTGGATGAGGTTGAGATTTTGGACCTCAACGTCGTGCTCCCCGTCTTAGAGCCTGATAGCTG GCTGTATGTGAGTCCCAAAGCTAAGCTGCATGGCCACAGTTTCCTCAGCCCTCTCCAGTGGTGCAGGCAGGTACTGGACCACCCGGGGCCTGAGGTGGAGCTCGCTAAAATGACCCTCTGTCACAGACTGGACCAAG CAAAGCGGTGGCGAGGAGTGTCCTCCGTTCGTCCGTACAGCTGCATAGAGGGGCTCTCCACCCTCAGCTGCCCCATCCTGCCTTACACTAAACCTGCTGCACTAACCGAGTCCTCAG CTCCGTTGCCGTCATCTGGTCAGTCCTATCTCCAGCCGAGTCTCCCTCTCAGGGCCAGCTGCAGCCTCGCTGACAGAACACCCACCTTCCTGTCAAACTCCACTCTCCACA acgTGGGCCGTCGGCACGCGGCGATTACCCCTCAGTCTTCCCTGGACAGCGAGGTGGGTGTGTCAGAGCTGGAAGATGACTCGATCTCCATGAGCTACAAACTGCAGGACATGACAGATGTGGAGGTCATGGCACGACTTCAGGAGGAGA GCCTCCGACAAGACTACGCCTCTACCTCAGCCACAGCCACGGCCAGCCGTCGCAGCTCCAGCTTCTCCTTGCACACCCTCAGGCGCAGTCAGATGGATCtcgaggaggaggacgaggaggacgAGGGTTACGACCAGCTCCCACCTCCCCAGCCTCGACTGTTCCGCACAGGCTCTATGCAGCGGGGCAGCCTGCCCCACTCTCACACCTTCTCCAGTTTCAGAGACTGCAGACGCAGCTCAACCACCCATCAGTTTTCACTCAGTGGACACTCCCAGTACTCTGGACCCTCTAGCCTgatcacagagacacaaacagcaTACACAAATAGCACAG TTCCTTCCCCAGGCCAGCTCAGTCAGCGAGTCCAGAGTGTCGGGAGTTTCCCTACAACAGCGCGACACACTCTAAAAGCGACAGCCTACGTAAGCCCCACAGTCCAGCAGGGACCCACCTCCACCTCTCTGTCCACCTCTGCCAGTCTGAACTCCATCTCCAGCAGTGCCGCGCTGCCTCAACCCCTCAaacccagcagcagcattaGTTTGCTGCCACAGGCCCTCAAACCCACCAGCACCAACCAGTCAGCTGTCCCCCGCAGTTCCCTCCCTCGGCCAGCCTCCTTCATAGGAACAAGTGGCGTTCCACGTCCCAGTAAAATCACCCAACCCACGCGCAG ttTGCTTACTCCTCCAAAGAGCCTGGCTGCTCTGAGTGCCCTGAGGGACGGCAGCTGGAAAGATGGCTGCTACTGA
- the slain1a gene encoding SLAIN motif-containing protein 1a isoform X3: MSYKLQDMTDVEVMARLQEESLRQDYASTSATATASRRSSSFSLHTLRRSQMDLEEEDEEDEGYDQLPPPQPRLFRTGSMQRGSLPHSHTFSSFRDCRRSSTTHQFSLSGHSQYSGPSSLITETQTAYTNSTDKLRRSMPNLIRAPSMPSVPSIQCLASPVNPPSHGPSSLPTMPSLRNSQSFDSSSGLARLQSSIPSPGQLSQRVQSVGSFPTTARHTLKATAYVSPTVQQGPTSTSLSTSASLNSISSSAALPQPLKPSSSISLLPQALKPTSTNQSAVPRSSLPRPASFIGTSGVPRPSKITQPTRSLLTPPKSLAALSALRDGSWKDGCY, encoded by the exons ATGAGCTACAAACTGCAGGACATGACAGATGTGGAGGTCATGGCACGACTTCAGGAGGAGA GCCTCCGACAAGACTACGCCTCTACCTCAGCCACAGCCACGGCCAGCCGTCGCAGCTCCAGCTTCTCCTTGCACACCCTCAGGCGCAGTCAGATGGATCtcgaggaggaggacgaggaggacgAGGGTTACGACCAGCTCCCACCTCCCCAGCCTCGACTGTTCCGCACAGGCTCTATGCAGCGGGGCAGCCTGCCCCACTCTCACACCTTCTCCAGTTTCAGAGACTGCAGACGCAGCTCAACCACCCATCAGTTTTCACTCAGTGGACACTCCCAGTACTCTGGACCCTCTAGCCTgatcacagagacacaaacagcaTACACAAATAGCACAG ACAAGCTGCGAAGAAGCATGCCCAACCTGATCCGAGCTCCCAGCATGCCTAGTGTCCCCAGCATTCAATGCCTGGCTTCCCCTGTCAACCCACCCTCCCACGGTCCCTCCTCTTTGCCAACGATGCCCTCCCTCCGGAACAGCCAGAGCTTTGACTCATCGAGTGGGCTTGCACGACTTCAATCCTCCA TTCCTTCCCCAGGCCAGCTCAGTCAGCGAGTCCAGAGTGTCGGGAGTTTCCCTACAACAGCGCGACACACTCTAAAAGCGACAGCCTACGTAAGCCCCACAGTCCAGCAGGGACCCACCTCCACCTCTCTGTCCACCTCTGCCAGTCTGAACTCCATCTCCAGCAGTGCCGCGCTGCCTCAACCCCTCAaacccagcagcagcattaGTTTGCTGCCACAGGCCCTCAAACCCACCAGCACCAACCAGTCAGCTGTCCCCCGCAGTTCCCTCCCTCGGCCAGCCTCCTTCATAGGAACAAGTGGCGTTCCACGTCCCAGTAAAATCACCCAACCCACGCGCAG ttTGCTTACTCCTCCAAAGAGCCTGGCTGCTCTGAGTGCCCTGAGGGACGGCAGCTGGAAAGATGGCTGCTACTGA
- the LOC113008168 gene encoding p53-induced death domain-containing protein 1 isoform X2, translated as MPNKAQEDAVINLKTLQEISRQLGFEWTVLAYELGFNRTEIGRFHASSTEKSVQAKAMLESWYEKSWDKPNKTKLLQDGLERAGRRDLAERLHCLHWGHQKLSQRVELPSAFPFLITVHRTIDNRDALRKINDLSRRFT; from the exons ATGCCCAACAAAGCCCAGGAG GATGCTGTGATCAATCTAAAGACGCTGCAGGAGATTTCCAGGCAGCTTGGTTTTGAGTGGACAGTTTTGGCATATGAGCTTGGCTTCAACAGAACTGAGATAGGACGCTTCCACGCCAGCTCTACAGAGAAGAGTGTCCAGGCCAAGGCCATGCTGGAAAGCTG GTACGAGAAGTCATGGGACAAGCCAAATAAGACCAAGCTGCTGCAAGACGGACTGGAACGAGCTGGCAGACGGGACCTGGCTGAGAGACTGCATTGCCTTCACTGGGGTCACCAGAAACTGAGTCAAAGGGTGGAGCTTCCCTCTGCCTTCCCCTTCCTCATCACAGTCCACAGGACCATCGACAACCGAGACGCACTACGTAAAATCAACGACCTAAGTCGTAGATTCACTTAA
- the LOC113008168 gene encoding p53-induced death domain-containing protein 1 isoform X1 produces MESPSPLFYLFFCLQDAVINLKTLQEISRQLGFEWTVLAYELGFNRTEIGRFHASSTEKSVQAKAMLESWYEKSWDKPNKTKLLQDGLERAGRRDLAERLHCLHWGHQKLSQRVELPSAFPFLITVHRTIDNRDALRKINDLSRRFT; encoded by the exons ATGGAATCCCCCTCccctcttttttatttatttttttgcctacAGGATGCTGTGATCAATCTAAAGACGCTGCAGGAGATTTCCAGGCAGCTTGGTTTTGAGTGGACAGTTTTGGCATATGAGCTTGGCTTCAACAGAACTGAGATAGGACGCTTCCACGCCAGCTCTACAGAGAAGAGTGTCCAGGCCAAGGCCATGCTGGAAAGCTG GTACGAGAAGTCATGGGACAAGCCAAATAAGACCAAGCTGCTGCAAGACGGACTGGAACGAGCTGGCAGACGGGACCTGGCTGAGAGACTGCATTGCCTTCACTGGGGTCACCAGAAACTGAGTCAAAGGGTGGAGCTTCCCTCTGCCTTCCCCTTCCTCATCACAGTCCACAGGACCATCGACAACCGAGACGCACTACGTAAAATCAACGACCTAAGTCGTAGATTCACTTAA
- the kbtbd7 gene encoding kelch repeat and BTB domain-containing protein 7, with product MASALSCFSGPEVLEDANHARGLMNGLKLLYDCRLLGDVTIGVEYEEESLEHSGNPTRGAIGQLFFCSRNVLAAASPYFKGMFTGGLNESVQETVVIRGVDPESMSVIIDYCYTGRVTITESNVQRLYAAANMLQLEYIRKACSSFMTRRLDLSNCVGVLKFADTYDNPELKENAQAFIARNFGLVCNGGDLCELDLKQLKELLSLDTLDVDCEKKVCSAALQWIEVNAAQKKEDALQALKCVRWNLFTEKDKCYLESLMARPFIEKYLASFFNKSPEDGCVMSATLDVPKHRIGVSAKEMILFFGLPNDNIMCCDPYSEDLYFMAPPLEDLSSQDYKRSTMESLIACATPENNLYLASHLSKHFWLYNPVLNSWQELAERPLGRIHSGMGYLNGHVYLLGGRNPVTDARLKEVECYSVQRNQWTFVAPLPHSLGKMQVVALHDHLYVVNKRRMLCYDPKRNRWRHCGSLRRDKLHKACVFQDQIVCVCDIPVVKAYSPTRGEWKRLGDIPIDSRALNYQVIQHNGKLLLLTQTLLQHNKNRVLIHEYDPARDTWKNIMAVYVSTLGPVCVSTRVYPACLSSAHSFSTEEDDDSGSSADWDFDGLTDADSDSGSSSSFSDENW from the coding sequence ATGGCCTCGGCGCTGAGTTGCTTCAGTGGTCCCGAGGTGCTGGAGGACGCCAATCACGCTCGGGGTTTGATGAACGGGTTGAAGTTGCTTTACGATTGCCGGCTGCTCGGGGACGTTACTATCGGAGTTGAGTATGAAGAGGAGTCTTTGGAGCACAGCGGCAACCCCACCAGAGGTGCCATCGGCCAACTTTTCTTCTGCAGCCGCAACGTCCTGGCAGCTGCTAGCCCCTACTTCAAAGGCATGTTCACCGGTGGGTTAAACGAGAGCGTGCAGGAAACTGTGGTCATCCGTGGGGTCGATCCTGAGTCTATGTCCGTCATCATCGATTACTGCTACACGGGCAGGGTGACCATCACGGAGAGTAACGTGCAGAGGCTGTATGCAGCGGCCAACATGCTCCAGCTGGAGTACATCAGGAAAGCTTGCTCCAGTTTCATGACAAGGAGACTGGACTTGTCTAACTGTGTGGGGGTACTGAAATTTGCTGACACCTATGATAACCCCGAGCTGAAGGAGAATGCGCAAGCTTTCATTGCCAGGAACTTCGGCCTGGTGTGTAATGGGGGGGATCTTTGCGAGCTGGACCTGAAGCAGCTGAAGGAGTTGCTGTCTCTGGACACCCTGGATGTGGATTGTGAGAAGAAGGTGTGCTCGGCTGCTCTGCAGTGGATCGAGGTGAACGCAGCACAGAAAAAAGAGGATGCGCTGCAAGCACTAAAGTGTGTCCGCTGGAACTTGTTCACTGAGAAGGACAAGTGTTACCTGGAGAGCCTCATGGCAAGGCCTTTCATTGAGAAATACCTGGCATCATTTTTTAACAAGTCCCCCGAGGACGGCTGTGTCATGTCTGCTACTCTGGATGTGCCAAAACACAGAATAGGTGTGAGCGCAAAAGAGATGATCCTCTTCTTTGGCCTACCTAATGACAACATAATGTGCTGCGACCCATACTCGGAGGACCTGTACTTCATGGCCCCTCCTTTAGAGGATCTGAGCAGTCAGGATTACAAACGCTCCACCATGGAGTCCTTAATCGCCTGTGCCACCCCTGAAAACAACTTGTACTTGGCGTCCCACCTCTCGAAACACTTCTGGCTTTACAACCCTGTGCTCAACAGCTGGCAGGAGTTGGCAGAGAGGCCACTGGGCAGAATACATTCTGGAATGGGCTACCTCAACGGGCATGTGTACCTTCTGGGAGGAAGAAACCCGGTGACGGATGCCAGACTGAAGGAGGTGGAGTGTTACAGCGTCCAGAGGAACCAGTGGACGTTTGTGGCTCCTCTGCCTCATTCTCTGGGTAAAATGCAGGTGGTAGCCCTACATGACCACTTGTACGTGGTGAACAAAAGGCGAATGCTTTGCTACGATCCCAAGAGGAACCGCTGGCGCCACTGTGGGTCGCTGAGGCGAGACAAGCTTCACAAGGCCTGTGTGTTCCAGGACCAgattgtctgtgtgtgcgaCATCCCTGTGGTGAAAGCCTACAGCCCCACTAGGGGTGAGTGGAAGAGGCTCGGCGACATTCCCATCGACAGCCGAGCTCTAAATTATCAGGTGATCCAACACAACGGCAAGCTGCTCCTCCTCACTCAGACTTTACTGCAGCACAACAAGAACAGAGTCCTCATCCACGAGTACGACCCGGCCAGGGACACGTGGAAGAATATCATGGCGGTGTACGTGTCCACGCTGGGGCCCGTATGTGTTTCAACGCGTGTTTACCCAGCGTGCCTTAGCTCTGCCCACAGCTTCTCCACAGAGGAGGACGATGACAGTGGCTCCagtgcagactgggattttgaTGGGCTGACAGATGCAGATTCAGACTCTGGCAGCTCTAGCTCATTCTCTGATGAGAACTGGTAG